From Azospirillum humicireducens, a single genomic window includes:
- a CDS encoding response regulator transcription factor has translation MRILVVEDTEDLADAIIQRLRKHGYAIDWAADGYQAEELLAGEDYQLVILDLMLPGPDGQTLLRQLRRKGDQTPVLVVTARSRVDTKVDALDLGADDYVVKPFDFRELEARCRALLRRHHGIATSEQVFGNLVFDTATKKVTIETQAVDLSAREFRLLELFLSNLNRVMAKDTLIDRLCSLDQPVAPNAIELYVSRLRRKLERASVVIRTVHGQGYVAEQHVVP, from the coding sequence ATGCGCATATTGGTCGTTGAGGACACTGAGGATCTCGCCGATGCGATCATCCAAAGGTTGCGCAAGCATGGCTACGCCATCGATTGGGCTGCCGACGGCTACCAGGCGGAGGAGCTGCTGGCAGGCGAGGACTATCAGCTTGTCATCCTCGACCTGATGCTGCCGGGTCCGGACGGGCAGACGCTGTTGCGACAGCTGCGCCGCAAGGGCGATCAGACGCCGGTTCTCGTGGTCACCGCCCGGTCGCGTGTCGACACCAAGGTGGATGCGCTCGACCTCGGCGCTGACGATTATGTTGTAAAGCCCTTTGATTTCCGCGAGTTGGAGGCACGCTGCCGCGCGCTGCTGCGCCGCCATCATGGAATCGCCACGTCCGAACAGGTCTTCGGCAATCTGGTCTTCGACACTGCCACCAAGAAGGTGACGATCGAGACCCAGGCGGTTGATCTCAGTGCGCGGGAGTTCCGCTTGCTGGAATTGTTCCTGTCGAACCTGAACCGGGTGATGGCCAAGGACACCCTGATCGACCGGCTGTGCAGCCTCGACCAGCCGGTGGCGCCCAATGCCATCGAACTCTATGTTTCCCGTCTCCGCCGCAAGCTGGAGCGTGCGTCCGTGGTGATCCGCACCGTGCATGGCCAGGGCTATGTGGCGGAACAGCACGTTGTCCCCTGA
- a CDS encoding antitoxin Xre/MbcA/ParS toxin-binding domain-containing protein — MVGFNAVANGEMVFERAVEVLGTAERAAEWMGCKDSQLGVKPDDLVKTDDGTAQVLHCLRRLELGHPV, encoded by the coding sequence ATGGTTGGGTTCAATGCCGTGGCGAATGGCGAGATGGTGTTCGAGCGGGCGGTCGAGGTTCTTGGTACGGCCGAGCGAGCCGCAGAGTGGATGGGGTGCAAGGACAGCCAGCTTGGTGTCAAGCCGGACGATTTGGTCAAGACCGATGACGGAACGGCCCAGGTCCTGCACTGCCTGCGCAGGCTCGAATTGGGACACCCGGTCTGA
- a CDS encoding right-handed parallel beta-helix repeat-containing protein — translation MTTTDQTAFFVSTKGNDSWSGRLAAPNAAGTDGPFASLEKARDAMRSSDIDSTYVRGGTYRLDETLTLDARDSGHNFLAYNSETPVLSGGERVTGFVSEGKGLYSAKLSLANGLDVSIGGVRQHAAQTGNHAPSEPATSGWHVLKADSTGASKTSFNFSAGDIPSGLKPHAGLVVQTFDTERLKDDISHVKSIDQYHHTVTLDDAASYGLRTGGTYRVMNDASLIRDAGEFGWRAGDGRLVVKPEDPGSFQSDGVVVARLGSLIKTSNASNLSIEGLTFSDARYDGSAISMQGGRGNSVGGNHFVNVGTAVALDGTDNSRIAGNHMEQLGGNGVSMIHAANGNRIYANTIEHIGQITKGGAGIGAVGSSNTLVSNNDISDAPRYGVSFKEWDDGQLNRNNTVEFNRIHHVGQETADGGGIEMLGRSAAKMGSVIRGNEIIDTGGLATDGKGNWLTDHKGWGISLDDLTSGVIVRDNLVKGFAWAGIYVHGGDDNLLENNFGVASHPQDAFIRLEWVPKAGDEARPHDNTVINNLAAGDMPIEQYWKLLSPGRLIMDGNLAANGRAYGPNDAVFNPGFTDSARGDYSLKEDAAALSHGIHDLSWSSMGVEGYQAGVSMIQFWDHAA, via the coding sequence ATGACGACCACCGACCAGACCGCTTTTTTCGTGTCCACCAAGGGCAATGACAGCTGGTCCGGGCGGCTCGCCGCTCCCAACGCCGCCGGCACCGACGGGCCCTTCGCCAGCCTAGAGAAGGCACGCGACGCCATGCGGTCCAGCGACATCGACAGCACTTATGTCCGCGGCGGCACCTACCGCCTCGACGAGACTTTGACCCTCGACGCTCGCGACAGTGGCCACAACTTTCTCGCCTACAATAGCGAGACGCCGGTGCTGAGCGGTGGGGAGCGGGTGACCGGCTTCGTCAGCGAGGGCAAGGGTCTGTATTCTGCCAAGCTTTCATTGGCGAACGGCCTGGATGTCAGCATCGGCGGCGTCCGTCAGCATGCGGCCCAGACCGGCAACCACGCCCCGTCCGAGCCGGCGACCAGCGGCTGGCATGTGCTGAAGGCCGACTCCACGGGCGCCAGCAAAACCAGCTTCAATTTTTCCGCCGGAGACATCCCGTCGGGCCTGAAGCCCCATGCGGGTCTGGTCGTCCAGACCTTCGACACGGAACGGCTGAAGGACGACATCTCGCATGTGAAGTCGATCGACCAGTATCATCACACGGTTACGCTCGACGACGCGGCCTCCTATGGACTGCGCACCGGTGGCACCTACCGGGTGATGAATGACGCCTCGCTGATCCGCGACGCCGGAGAATTCGGCTGGCGCGCCGGTGACGGCAGGCTGGTGGTGAAGCCCGAGGATCCCGGCAGCTTCCAGTCCGACGGTGTCGTGGTCGCCCGCCTCGGTTCGCTGATCAAGACCAGCAATGCCAGCAATCTCAGCATCGAAGGGCTGACCTTCTCCGACGCGCGTTATGACGGCTCGGCGATCTCGATGCAGGGCGGGCGGGGCAATTCGGTCGGTGGCAACCACTTCGTCAATGTCGGCACTGCGGTGGCGCTCGATGGAACCGACAACAGCCGCATCGCCGGCAATCATATGGAACAGCTCGGCGGGAATGGCGTGTCGATGATCCACGCCGCCAACGGTAACCGCATCTACGCCAACACAATCGAACATATCGGCCAGATCACCAAGGGCGGGGCCGGTATCGGCGCGGTCGGCAGCAGCAACACGCTGGTCAGCAACAACGACATCAGCGACGCCCCGCGGTATGGCGTCTCTTTCAAGGAATGGGACGACGGGCAGCTGAACCGCAACAACACCGTCGAGTTCAACCGCATCCACCATGTCGGGCAGGAGACGGCTGACGGCGGCGGCATCGAAATGCTCGGCCGCTCGGCCGCCAAGATGGGTTCGGTCATCCGCGGGAACGAGATCATTGACACCGGCGGCCTCGCCACCGACGGCAAGGGGAACTGGCTGACCGATCACAAGGGCTGGGGCATCTCGCTCGATGATTTGACCAGCGGCGTGATCGTGCGCGACAACCTCGTGAAGGGCTTCGCCTGGGCCGGTATCTATGTGCACGGCGGCGACGACAATCTGCTTGAGAACAATTTCGGTGTCGCCAGCCATCCGCAGGACGCCTTCATTCGTTTGGAATGGGTGCCGAAGGCGGGTGACGAGGCACGCCCGCATGACAACACGGTGATCAACAACCTTGCTGCCGGTGACATGCCCATCGAGCAATATTGGAAGCTGCTCAGCCCCGGCAGGCTGATCATGGACGGAAATCTTGCCGCCAATGGCCGTGCCTACGGCCCGAATGATGCCGTCTTCAATCCCGGCTTCACCGACAGCGCCCGCGGCGACTATTCCCTGAAGGAGGATGCGGCGGCTCTATCCCATGGCATTCACGACCTCAGCTGGTCGTCGATGGGCGTGGAAGGCTATCAGGCCGGCGTCAGCATGATCCAGTTCTGGGATCACGCGGCCTGA
- a CDS encoding cold-shock protein codes for MSEELKNVTATSVTATVKWFKPEKGFGFVRLADGSGEAFLHASVLAAASLPNPVEGTTVVCDLAQGAKGPQVVAIHSATPPETPPAPRVRSQRPPRPTASAVQPSAQPEDGGEPLVRAPKPPRERRERQAEPAGPATMAYGTVRWYNLDSQSGLIEPWEEGATVYFDRATLRQSGLDIVADGEDVRYLAVGSEDAPVAQRVELI; via the coding sequence TTGAGCGAAGAGTTGAAGAACGTCACCGCGACGAGCGTCACCGCGACAGTAAAGTGGTTCAAGCCGGAAAAGGGTTTTGGTTTCGTCCGCCTTGCCGATGGGTCCGGCGAGGCCTTCTTGCACGCTTCGGTCCTGGCTGCCGCCTCCCTGCCCAACCCGGTCGAAGGGACGACGGTCGTCTGCGACCTGGCCCAGGGTGCCAAGGGGCCGCAGGTCGTCGCCATCCACTCCGCGACGCCGCCGGAAACTCCGCCGGCCCCGCGCGTCCGCAGCCAGCGCCCGCCCCGCCCCACCGCGTCGGCCGTCCAGCCATCGGCCCAGCCCGAAGACGGTGGCGAGCCTCTCGTCCGCGCGCCCAAGCCGCCGCGTGAACGGCGAGAGCGTCAAGCCGAGCCCGCCGGTCCGGCCACCATGGCCTACGGCACCGTGCGTTGGTACAATCTCGACAGCCAATCCGGCTTGATCGAGCCGTGGGAAGAGGGGGCGACCGTCTATTTCGACCGCGCCACCCTGCGTCAATCCGGACTGGACATTGTCGCCGACGGCGAGGATGTGCGCTATCTGGCCGTCGGGTCGGAGGATGCACCGGTCGCTCAGCGGGTCGAGTTGATCTGA
- a CDS encoding ShlB/FhaC/HecB family hemolysin secretion/activation protein gives MHRSVPCSALRLARLSALLLAGVAVPLPVLAQSVSPVLPPSLDPNRLEQRFERPAVPQSVPEIEMPEPEKAPAPRDAERITLTLSEVRIDGNSVYDAASLSALWRDKLGKPVTLADLYAIRDAITARYRNDGYVLSQAVVPAQRIRDGIVRLQVVEGYVSDVVVQGEAADRLGLLQRMGEKIKASRPLRMADMERYVLLADDLPGVAVKTVLEASPDTPGASRLTLALERTPFSGLLSLDNRGTRSVGPMQVTGVASVEDQLGLFERTTAQGIVTPQIRELRFFDLSQLVPVDAEGTTVEYGARRSWSEPGDSVRPLELYSLTSSARIAVAHPFIRSRAQTLRAGVSFTIRDSRTDVLGDKLSQDRLRIVAANVSYDFADDWGGTTLLTAELSKGLDILNSTSSGSANLTRSGGRSDFRKLLVSAQRNQPLNESVVLALSGEAQYSPDQLLSSEEYGVGGKQYGRAFDPSELTGDSGFAGRAELQYILPLQEEGLDYAVAYGFGDYGAVYNYEGGTRHGRRSLASTGVGLRFGVFRRIDGSMEVAKPFITTPFGTQDRAPRVFFTLSTRF, from the coding sequence ATGCACCGTTCCGTTCCGTGTTCCGCCCTGCGCCTCGCCCGCCTGTCCGCCCTGCTGCTGGCGGGTGTTGCAGTTCCGCTGCCGGTGCTGGCCCAGTCTGTCTCTCCGGTGCTGCCGCCTTCGCTCGATCCCAATCGGCTGGAGCAGCGTTTCGAGCGTCCGGCGGTGCCGCAATCGGTCCCGGAAATCGAGATGCCGGAGCCGGAGAAGGCTCCGGCTCCCCGCGACGCCGAACGCATCACCTTGACGCTCAGCGAGGTCCGCATCGACGGCAACAGCGTCTATGATGCCGCCAGCCTGTCCGCCCTGTGGCGGGACAAGCTGGGCAAGCCGGTGACACTGGCCGACCTTTATGCCATTCGCGACGCCATCACCGCGCGTTACCGCAATGACGGCTATGTGCTGTCCCAGGCTGTGGTGCCGGCCCAGCGCATCCGTGACGGCATCGTTCGCCTTCAGGTGGTGGAGGGCTATGTCAGCGACGTGGTCGTGCAGGGGGAAGCGGCCGACCGTTTGGGTCTGTTGCAGCGGATGGGGGAGAAGATCAAGGCGTCCCGTCCGTTGCGCATGGCGGACATGGAGCGCTATGTCCTGCTGGCCGACGATCTGCCGGGAGTGGCGGTGAAGACCGTGCTGGAGGCCTCACCCGATACCCCCGGCGCTTCCCGTCTGACGCTTGCCCTGGAACGCACGCCCTTCTCTGGACTTCTGTCTCTGGACAACCGCGGAACCCGATCCGTCGGGCCGATGCAGGTGACCGGCGTCGCCAGTGTCGAGGACCAACTCGGTCTGTTCGAGCGCACCACCGCCCAGGGCATCGTGACCCCGCAAATCCGCGAGCTGCGCTTCTTCGACCTCAGCCAGTTGGTGCCGGTGGATGCCGAGGGCACCACCGTTGAGTACGGCGCCCGCCGTTCCTGGTCGGAGCCGGGAGACAGCGTCCGTCCGCTTGAGCTTTACAGCCTGACGAGTTCCGCCCGCATCGCGGTGGCGCATCCCTTCATCCGCAGCCGGGCGCAGACGCTGCGGGCCGGCGTCAGCTTCACCATCCGCGACAGCCGCACCGATGTGCTGGGCGACAAACTTTCGCAGGACCGGCTGCGCATCGTTGCGGCCAACGTCTCCTACGACTTCGCCGACGATTGGGGCGGCACGACCCTGCTGACGGCGGAGCTGTCCAAGGGGCTGGACATCCTGAACTCCACCTCCTCCGGCAGCGCCAACCTGACCCGCAGCGGCGGGCGCAGCGATTTCCGCAAGCTGCTGGTTTCGGCCCAGCGCAACCAGCCGCTGAACGAGTCGGTGGTCCTTGCGCTGTCCGGTGAAGCGCAGTACAGCCCCGACCAGTTGTTGTCATCCGAGGAGTATGGCGTGGGCGGGAAGCAGTATGGCCGAGCCTTCGATCCGTCGGAGCTCACCGGTGACAGCGGTTTTGCCGGCCGGGCCGAGCTTCAATATATCCTGCCGCTGCAGGAGGAGGGGCTGGATTACGCCGTCGCCTATGGTTTCGGCGACTATGGCGCGGTCTACAATTATGAAGGGGGTACACGCCATGGCCGCCGTTCCCTCGCCTCGACCGGTGTCGGCCTGCGTTTCGGCGTGTTCCGGCGGATCGACGGCAGCATGGAGGTGGCGAAGCCCTTCATCACCACGCCCTTCGGCACGCAGGACCGCGCTCCACGCGTTTTCTTCACTTTGTCGACACGGTTCTGA
- a CDS encoding adenylate/guanylate cyclase domain-containing protein, which yields MTLPRRVRLVLLGAVTPIVAGLLALAASPSLQGPSIDSLYWLREHLYGPRPAPDPSPVVVVGIDEETYRRPPFAGTPQALWGPRLGTVLGAILDGGAAAIGLDLVHPTSVETLIPGFERDYLLTLRRGGKEGRLVLAKVQHQSDPLMPYRGYMIAAGINNIRSVNLVEDPDGVLRRVPLTLSVSGSDGQPKAEPGMAVEVASRALKAPLERAADGSFTLGGHRLPGGEGNRLLVNHATAAGAIPTYSLADLHACAEAGKADYFAKHFKGKAVMVGTVLDVEDRKLSSNRWVTKPEGLNLPERCALPVMSDLYVAGRTRDSIPGVYIHAAAISNLMTRDALSEVGKPAAAALVLLLAGVAALVTLAARPPLAAAGLILLLAVWSGVSVGLFRGGLVLPYLQAALAALLVFPLALGFRFAVLDRDQRHIRNAFKLYLPGSLIDDMIASGQSPSLGGEERDLSILFCDIAGFTKMSEGMEPEALVTVLNRYFTVMTDIIEAHGGFVDKYIGDAVLAVFGAPYAIDNHARAAVAAALAMRQAMADDPTLLATSSGRGSNRIGIATGPALIGNIGSPRRFNYTVMGDTVNLASRLEGANKYYNTALMVSGETVRHHGDPEAFRSLDIVQVVGRSEPVEVFEPLSEARRADPEDRAQRAAYAAALDHWRAGHFDEAVSCFRALAAGDGAALAMLHKAEKRLGHPAEPGWAGVTALTDK from the coding sequence ATGACGCTGCCCCGGCGGGTGAGGCTGGTCCTGCTGGGCGCTGTCACGCCCATCGTCGCAGGGCTTCTGGCGCTGGCGGCCTCGCCATCGCTGCAGGGTCCGTCCATCGACAGTCTCTATTGGCTGCGCGAGCATCTGTACGGCCCCCGGCCGGCGCCCGACCCGTCGCCGGTGGTGGTGGTCGGCATCGACGAGGAGACCTACCGCCGCCCGCCCTTCGCCGGCACGCCGCAGGCGCTGTGGGGGCCGCGGCTGGGCACGGTGCTGGGGGCGATACTGGACGGCGGGGCGGCGGCCATCGGTCTCGACCTTGTGCATCCGACCTCCGTCGAGACGCTGATCCCCGGTTTCGAGCGCGACTATCTGCTGACCCTGCGCCGCGGCGGCAAGGAGGGCCGGCTGGTGCTGGCCAAGGTGCAGCACCAGAGCGACCCGCTGATGCCCTACCGCGGCTATATGATCGCCGCCGGCATCAACAATATCCGCTCCGTCAATCTTGTCGAGGATCCCGACGGCGTGCTGCGCCGCGTGCCGCTGACGCTGAGCGTAAGCGGGTCGGATGGGCAACCGAAGGCCGAGCCCGGCATGGCGGTGGAGGTGGCGTCCCGGGCGCTGAAGGCGCCGCTGGAGCGGGCGGCTGACGGTTCCTTCACGCTGGGCGGCCACCGGCTGCCGGGTGGGGAGGGCAACCGGCTGCTGGTCAACCATGCCACGGCGGCCGGCGCCATCCCGACCTATTCGCTGGCCGACCTGCATGCCTGCGCCGAAGCCGGCAAGGCCGACTATTTTGCCAAGCATTTCAAGGGCAAGGCGGTGATGGTCGGCACCGTGCTTGATGTGGAGGACCGCAAGCTCTCCTCCAACCGCTGGGTGACGAAGCCGGAGGGGCTGAACCTGCCCGAACGCTGTGCCCTGCCGGTGATGAGTGACCTGTATGTCGCCGGCCGCACGCGCGACAGCATTCCCGGTGTCTACATCCACGCCGCCGCCATCTCCAACCTGATGACCCGAGATGCACTATCCGAGGTGGGAAAGCCCGCTGCCGCGGCGCTGGTCCTGCTGCTGGCCGGGGTCGCCGCCCTGGTGACGTTGGCCGCCCGCCCGCCGCTGGCCGCCGCTGGCCTGATCCTGCTGCTGGCCGTCTGGAGCGGGGTGTCGGTCGGGCTGTTCCGGGGCGGTCTGGTCCTGCCCTATCTGCAGGCGGCGCTGGCTGCCCTGCTGGTCTTCCCGCTGGCGCTGGGCTTCCGCTTCGCCGTGCTCGACCGTGACCAGCGGCACATCCGCAATGCTTTCAAGCTCTACCTGCCGGGATCGCTGATCGACGACATGATCGCATCGGGCCAGTCGCCCAGCCTCGGCGGCGAGGAGCGTGACCTGTCGATCTTGTTCTGCGACATCGCCGGCTTTACCAAGATGTCGGAGGGGATGGAGCCGGAAGCGCTTGTCACCGTGCTGAACCGCTATTTCACGGTGATGACCGATATCATCGAGGCACATGGCGGCTTCGTCGACAAATACATCGGCGATGCGGTTCTGGCGGTGTTCGGCGCGCCCTATGCCATCGACAACCACGCCCGCGCCGCGGTGGCGGCGGCGCTGGCGATGCGGCAGGCGATGGCGGACGACCCGACCCTGCTGGCGACCTCCAGCGGACGAGGTTCCAACCGCATCGGCATCGCCACCGGTCCGGCGCTGATCGGCAACATCGGCTCACCGCGCCGCTTCAACTATACGGTGATGGGCGATACGGTGAACCTGGCCTCCCGCCTGGAAGGGGCCAACAAATATTACAACACCGCACTGATGGTCAGCGGCGAGACGGTACGCCATCATGGCGACCCGGAGGCCTTCCGCAGCCTCGACATCGTCCAGGTGGTCGGCCGCAGCGAACCGGTCGAGGTGTTCGAGCCGCTGTCCGAGGCCCGTCGCGCCGATCCCGAGGACCGCGCCCAGCGGGCCGCCTATGCCGCGGCTCTCGACCATTGGCGGGCTGGCCATTTCGACGAGGCGGTGTCCTGCTTCCGTGCCTTGGCAGCCGGCGACGGTGCCGCGTTGGCGATGCTGCACAAGGCGGAAAAGCGCCTCGGCCATCCCGCCGAACCAGGCTGGGCCGGTGTGACCGCGCTCACCGACAAGTAG
- the phoU gene encoding phosphate signaling complex protein PhoU, which translates to MGGVAEAQVAAAVKAVSRRDVGLASQVMQADARLDAYERDIDAEAVRLLALRQPMAQDLREIVSALKVSADLERIGDYAANVAKRSLALAQVPVVRPAAGIPRMGRLVEAILKEVLDAYIERDVDKAIAAWERDEELDDLYTSLFREVLTYMMEDPRNITPCTHLLFMAKNLERIGDH; encoded by the coding sequence ATGGGCGGCGTGGCGGAGGCCCAGGTGGCGGCCGCCGTCAAGGCGGTATCGCGGCGCGATGTCGGGCTGGCCTCCCAGGTGATGCAGGCCGACGCCCGGCTCGATGCCTACGAACGCGATATCGACGCGGAGGCGGTGCGGCTGCTGGCCCTGCGTCAGCCGATGGCCCAGGATCTCCGCGAGATCGTCTCGGCCCTGAAGGTTTCAGCCGACCTGGAACGCATCGGCGACTATGCCGCCAACGTGGCCAAACGGTCGCTGGCCCTTGCCCAGGTGCCGGTGGTGCGTCCGGCTGCCGGCATCCCGCGCATGGGCCGGCTGGTCGAAGCCATCCTGAAAGAGGTCCTGGACGCCTACATCGAGCGCGACGTGGACAAGGCCATCGCCGCCTGGGAGCGCGACGAGGAACTGGACGACCTCTACACCAGCCTGTTCCGCGAGGTCCTGACCTACATGATGGAGGATCCGCGCAACATCACGCCCTGCACCCATCTGCTGTTCATGGCGAAGAACCTGGAGCGCATCGGCGACCACG